The Geotalea uraniireducens Rf4 genome window below encodes:
- the lepB gene encoding signal peptidase I: MEDYKNMSSEAANVQREPKKKHIVREYAESIIIAVILALVIRTFVVQAFKIPSGSMEDTLAIGDHILVSKFIYGTKIPFTTSRLLKIRDPRRGDVIVFEYPEDPSKDFIKRVIGTPGDTVQVINKKVYVNGKVYENPHEVHKENDIIPKEQNPRDNTDLITVPASSYFVMGDNRDRSYDSRFWKFVRNDQIKGLAFIKYWSWDKEKFGVRWKNIGKLID, translated from the coding sequence ATGGAAGATTACAAGAATATGAGCTCGGAAGCGGCCAATGTCCAGCGCGAACCCAAGAAAAAGCACATCGTGCGGGAATATGCCGAATCGATAATCATTGCCGTCATCCTGGCGCTCGTCATCCGCACATTTGTAGTGCAGGCATTCAAGATACCTTCGGGTTCTATGGAAGATACCCTGGCCATCGGCGACCACATTCTGGTCAGCAAATTCATCTACGGCACGAAAATCCCTTTCACCACCAGCCGGCTTCTGAAAATCCGCGATCCGAGACGAGGTGATGTCATCGTCTTCGAATATCCTGAAGATCCGAGCAAGGATTTCATCAAGCGGGTGATCGGCACCCCCGGCGACACGGTGCAGGTCATCAACAAAAAGGTGTACGTGAACGGCAAGGTTTACGAAAATCCGCACGAGGTCCACAAGGAAAACGATATCATCCCCAAGGAACAGAACCCCCGCGACAATACCGACCTGATCACGGTTCCCGCCAGCTCCTACTTCGTCATGGGGGATAACCGCGACAGATCCTACGACAGCCGTTTCTGGAAATTCGTCAGAAACGATCAGATCAAGGGGCTGGCCTTCATCAAATACTGGTCGTGGGACAAGGAAAAGTTCGGTGTGCGCTGGAAAAACATCGGCAAACTGATCGATTAG
- a CDS encoding pseudouridine synthase, which produces MLERLQKILSQAGIASRREAERIITDGRVAVNGQVVTELGTKADAEKDRITVDGRPIRVEANKLYVLLYKPVGYMTTMKDPEGRPIVTDLLKGIKERVYPVGRLDYNTEGLLLLTNDGALANRLAHPSHEVDKGYLVRVRGKVTPAQLKHLAVGVDLEDGRTAPAVVSLVRESEQNCWISITIHEGRYRQVRRMCEAVGLTVVRLKRSRYGFLEIGELKPGEYRLLTPAEVERLQRGER; this is translated from the coding sequence ATGCTCGAAAGATTGCAAAAAATATTATCCCAGGCGGGGATTGCCTCGCGCCGGGAGGCGGAACGGATCATCACCGACGGGCGGGTCGCTGTCAACGGTCAGGTGGTGACGGAGTTGGGGACGAAAGCGGATGCGGAAAAGGACCGTATAACGGTTGACGGCAGGCCGATCAGGGTGGAAGCGAATAAGCTCTACGTCCTTTTGTACAAGCCGGTCGGCTACATGACCACCATGAAAGATCCCGAGGGGCGTCCTATCGTCACCGACCTGCTGAAAGGGATCAAGGAGCGGGTCTATCCAGTCGGGCGGCTTGACTACAATACGGAAGGGCTGCTGCTATTGACCAATGACGGCGCGCTGGCAAACAGGCTTGCCCATCCGAGCCATGAGGTGGACAAGGGGTATCTGGTCCGGGTCAGGGGCAAGGTGACACCGGCACAGTTGAAGCACCTGGCTGTCGGAGTTGATCTTGAGGACGGCAGGACAGCGCCGGCGGTGGTTTCACTGGTGCGGGAGAGTGAACAGAATTGCTGGATTTCCATTACCATTCACGAGGGGCGTTATCGGCAGGTGCGTCGCATGTGTGAAGCGGTGGGGTTGACGGTGGTTCGGCTGAAGAGGTCCCGTTATGGTTTTCTGGAAATCGGCGAACTGAAACCTGGCGAATACCGACTGTTGACGCCGGCAGAGGTTGAGCGTCTGCAAAGAGGGGAACGCTGA